The following is a genomic window from Solanum stenotomum isolate F172 chromosome 4, ASM1918654v1, whole genome shotgun sequence.
TGTAAGTTTATTGGGTGTTGCTGCATTAGTTCTATTTTGGAGTTCCACTGCTCAGTACTGCTACTAATTACTATTTTAGCTCCCATTTTAGTTCAATTATTGAAAACTATTACTTTTCTATTGCCATTTCCGATTAGAATAGAAGTTTAAACATTTTAGGTTCCAGTTGATGTTGTTCATCCAGAAGGATGAGATGATTGACATCATTAGTGTAACCAAAGGTAAAGGTTATGAAGGTGTAGTAACTCGTTGGGGTGTAACAGGTCTTCCTCGCAAAACTCATAGGGGTCTACATAAGTGTACTTGTATCAATGCCTGGCAGCCTGCTAGGGTTTCATTCGCAGTGGCTTGTGCTTGTCAAAGGTAGTTTGAGTCATGAATTTGTAGATAATAGTATTCTACAATTATTTGCTTTGtgaatgagttttttttttggcagaTTCTTAATGTTTGTGTCTCATTTATGTTACCAGTGGAAACATTTTGGAAATGGATTTTGAGCCATTTACTACTATAACTCCTCCGAAGTCTCTTTCTCACTCCATTGGTAATGGTTTGGAGTTTCTTACTCGCCACATAATTGCTTCGACAATGTTCTATGACAAGGAGATTACCAAGTGCCTCGTTGACTTTCTCAGACACCATAAATACAAAGGAAAGGTAGTAAGGTTAACTAATGAAAAATGTAGGCTATTGCTTTTGGTCAAACTATGATTATTATGTGTTCTTCTAACTACGCCAATTTGAACGGTGAAGAAGGAATCCAAACTTGTCCTGAAAAAAGCAGAGGAATATCTGTGCACCCTGAATCCAGAAACTCCGTACTCCAATTTTGAATCCAAGGTTGAAAAGATTGGCTTGTTAAGAGTGTAGGGAGACACTGCTGAATGCCTGCAAGAAACCATCAGTCCTCTGTTGAAGCCTCCTAATGCATCTTCTTTGGAGAACTTCCTCGGAAGAATCCCATTGGTTTGCTAGTTTGGACATGATCGCTTCCAGACCACCCAAAGAACACAAGTTTTAAACAATTTATTATTGCTCTTACTGTTTATTTTCCTCTGGATGTTTCCGATGACAATTTAATGCTTTCTGTTGTCATGAGGATTCTTGTTGAGTACATTCGTAATTCAATAGTTTTGTTGTTGTGATTCTAGTTGACAATCAGCTTCAATAAAAGCAATGCTCGGCTTCTCGACTATTGCTGTTTGTTTTTATGTCTATTGGTACATTCGTAATAGATATTATTTTGCTAGGGctcattagaaaaaaaaatacatctgTCTCTTTCTCTTGATGCATGTTAGTTTTTCCCCAAAGGGGCATGTTTAGATTGTAGTGAATAGTGGTTTATCATTCCCATACAATGATACAAATGGAATGTTGTTCATTTAAAAGTAGGATATTATTGataatcttgttttattcatttaatttaatatattaaaataaaatgtaaaacaTCATATATTAATATTCCTATGGAGAAAAGTTTATGGtccatcaaattaaaatagtgACCAGATCTTTGGTCTTTATAGGTTTTTTAGGACTAGTTGCAAGTAGTTTCTAAAGAGTTAAAGATCATAAATATAGTTCCTAAAAGTCTTTTAAGTCTTTTAGGGACCAAAAGATTATCGGCTGCCTACTAACCTTTAACGACTGGTTGTAATATGCCGTCCCTAAAGACCTTTAACAACGAAGCCTATAGGGACGGGTAGCGACCAGATCTTACAAGTCGCTATTGACCTTTAGGAACCAAAATTACACTTTTTGGGACCATTTTTCTTACAGTGTTATTAATCTCTTAAAATACTATTCTATGTTAATTAATTCACTCACAACTTTCACTATTAGTTACCTAAGCtcattctaattaattaaattgaagaCTAATGATCTATGCACATAACAGATTCtttcaaattatatttgaaaaataacatCAAGCATATTGGGCCCGTGTTTAGCATGGACCTTGGCCGATCTAGTTTTTGTAAATATCACAAGTTGGGTTGTGAGCCCAACTATTTTGACATATGAAATTgcaaataataatagaaaaaattaactaaatatacaacttattttaccatattctctaaaattctTTACCACttgataaaattacaaaaatttataCTCTCTCATATTcttggatacatcactttacacAATGTATCgatcggatacatcactttacgtgaTGTATTGGGACGATGATTGAAATATCAGaacgttgagtgatgtatccgaaaccAACACGTGATGTATAGGGACGTTGGACGATGTATCCGTAATCGGGATGCGATGTATCCGGACATTTTGAGATGTATCcggattccaccaaatttaagggatttttgcaatttttttaaaaataggtttatgatgtaattaactcttaacacTATGAAATTTGTGTAAAATCCAAAACATatgaaattacaaataatataaaaccaatactaatgtatataaagggtcgtttggtagagtgtataaaaataatatttaaaaaaatgtattagtaatgattttttttttctgtaatGCTTTTATAGTTATACTTGgattactttctttttttcaggAACTTGGATTACTTATTCatagattatttttatgtattatttggtttgatgtattaaaaattgcatgcattgcataaaaatatttgtttacaaaatatttttcataattataGTGGAAAAGATTAGGGTT
Proteins encoded in this region:
- the LOC125861295 gene encoding sucrose synthase-like; the encoded protein is MLFIQKDEMIDIISVTKGKGYEGVVTRWGVTGLPRKTHRGLHKCTCINAWQPARVSFAVACACQSGNILEMDFEPFTTITPPKSLSHSIGNGLEFLTRHIIASTMFYDKEITKCLVDFLRHHKYKGKKESKLVLKKAEEYLCTLNPETPYSNFESKVEKIGLLRV